A stretch of Pelecanus crispus isolate bPelCri1 chromosome 3, bPelCri1.pri, whole genome shotgun sequence DNA encodes these proteins:
- the CLHC1 gene encoding LOW QUALITY PROTEIN: clathrin heavy chain linker domain-containing protein 1 (The sequence of the model RefSeq protein was modified relative to this genomic sequence to represent the inferred CDS: deleted 1 base in 1 codon; substituted 2 bases at 2 genomic stop codons), with amino-acid sequence MAAARKSAAPARTGFPAAPAEGRALQPGLRLPRFLESVXTYILAETEKAGCAERGPSEECYLIYNNVFDKIIEYVTAYKNILTSVKQGYEAFIVRIKHGQRNAKEVKSSGIPSPRFYYRKRAIELEDNCLKGGHLSLLKYFDALINSSTAAGRLPNSAITLEAIKCHLSEKQLNLETHWVKQERLTFSEAVGDIIYGCGKVEPSNKSKCLALAQVVYGQSGVHKVALCLCKLGXISGARDYIQQLEHFSLVNSAFRKPPFSSVGATILSFISADHRKHGFELLEEMSKKSIDALEQVILNDTVCTLKDWNKRAVACAGNKHEKFSKKIVSILSSQDGAFENSPLEDEEDARIMAHVFW; translated from the exons ATGGCGGCTGCCCGAAAGAGCGCGGCGCCCGCCCGCACGGGGTTTCCAGCCGCgccggcggaggggcgggcgctGCAGCCGGGACTACGGCTCCC GAGATTTCTGGAGAGTGTATGAACATACATATTGGCAGAAACTGAGAAAGCAGGTTGTGCTGAGCGAGGACCATCTGAGGAGTGTTACCTTATATACAATAATGTGTTTGACAAg ATCATAGAGTATGTTACTGCGTACAAGAATATCCTGACTTCAGTCAAACAGGGATATGAGGCGTTTATTGTCAGAATCAAGCATGGCCAAAGGAATGCAAAGGAGGTTAAAAGCTCTGGAATCCCGAGTCCACGATTCTATTATAGGAAAAGAGCAATAGAGCTTGAAGACAA CTGCCTTAAAGGAGGACATCTCTCtttgctgaagtattttgacGCTCTGATAAACTCAAGTACTGCAGCTGGACGCCTTCCAAATTCAGCCATAACTCTGGAAGCAATCAAATGT CATTTGtctgaaaagcaattaaatcTAGAAACGCATTGGGTTAAACAGGAAAG GTTAACCTTTTCTGAGGCAGTTGGAGATATTATTTATGGCTGTGGGAAAGTGGAACCAAGCAACAAGTCCAAATGCCTGGCTTTGGCTCAGGTCGTGTATGGTCAGTCTGGCGTACACAAAGTTGCTCTGTGCCTATGTAAACTGGGCTGAATTTCTGGAGCAAGGGATTATATTCAGCAACTGGAGCATTTTTCTTTAG TCAACAGTGCATTCAGAAAACCACCGTTTTCATCTGTGGGGGCTACAATCCTGTCTTTTATCTCAGCCGATCACAGAAAACATGGGTTTGAGCTATTGGAGGAAATGAGCAAGAAAAGTA tagatgCATTGGAACAGGTTATTCTAAATGATACCGTCTGTACTTTGAAAGACTGGAATAAGAGAGCAGTTGCTTGTGCAGGAAATAAGCATGAGAAGTTCTCTAAGAAAATCGTGTCGATTCTCAGCTCACAGGATGGAGCGTTTGAAAATTCGCCACTTGAAGATGAAGAAGATGCAAGGATAATGGCACATGTTTTCTGGTAG